The Apostichopus japonicus isolate 1M-3 chromosome 20, ASM3797524v1, whole genome shotgun sequence genome contains a region encoding:
- the LOC139961931 gene encoding agrin-like — protein sequence MNKSLMFLTVVVLMTVAVVKSIRISNSCTKAARRCIRQMPLDRTSKVCGTDGVTYKSVCLLEMKACMHQTPIMVAYEGGCRPLQAANQQLQNHVSQGDWGQRPHQQQGREGDSSSEESDESSEERSAGRPPTRTPFIPQTIAPTRRILYDRVTIPPQVPESSTTPYYSTMIPEGCPETCPIQDLPVCGSDGVTYGSPCLFKAQSCRPEGSGLTAVYAGACIPTCGSECEALYDPVCGTDGATYNSVCVLDQTSCRLEDETLTVAYRGECFNTLRDRDCQQECEDFIEPVCTDTGMTYKSRCEFERYQCVTRDSTERIASNGACPGTSLECYENCPDMLFPVCASNHVTYPSLCHYGIANCKDSNVTYEYSGPCLNTTADPCDAECTLSMKPVCASNDATYFNRCFLTLAACKDPEIEYVKDGHCNASTTKSTQG from the exons ATGAATAAGTCCTTGATGTTCCTTACAGTAGTGGTTCTTATGACTGTGGCAGTAGTCAAATCGATCAGAATTAGCA ACAGCTGTACCAAGGCAGCTCGTAGATGTATACGGCAAATGCCGCTGGATCGGACTAGTAAGGTGTGTGGAACTGACGGTGTGACGTATAAAAGTGTCTGTCTTCTGGAAATGAAAGCATGCATGCACCAAACCCCAATTATGGTGGCGTATGAAGGTGGGTGTAGACCACTGCAGGCAGCAAACCAACAACTACAGAACCACGTCAGTCAAGGGGATTGGGGCCAACGCCCTCATCAACAACAGG GAAGAGAGGGAGATAGTAGTAGTGAGGAAAGTGATGAAAGTAGCGAGGAGAGGAGTGCCGGTAGACCCCCGACGAGGACCCCCTTCATACCACAGACGATAGCACCAACGAGACGAATACTGTACG ATCGAGTGACGATACCGCCCCAGGTGCCAGAATCATCTACGACTCCTTACTATTCCACCATGATACCAGAAGGTTGCCCCGAGACGTGTCCCATCCAGGACCTCCCTGTCTGTGGATCAGACGGAGTTACCTACGGGTCGCCATGTCTTTTCAAAGCTCAGAGTTGTAGGCCAGAGGGGTCAGGTCTAACAGCGGTGTACGCAGGTGCGTGCATACCTACCTGTGGCAGTGAATGTGAGGCGTTGTATGACCCTGTATGCGGAACTGACGGGGCAACTTACAATTCTGTATGTGTCCTGGATCAAACTTCTTGCCGACTCGAGGACGAGACATTAACCGTTGCATACAGAGGCGAATGTTTTAACACATTAAGAG ATCGAGATTGCCAACAGGAATGTGAGGATTTTATTGAGCCAGTCTGTACCGACACTGGTATGACATATAAGAGCAGGTGTGAATTCGAACGTTACCAATGCGTTACTAGAGATTCAACAGAACGGATAGCAAGTAACGGTGCTTGCCCTGGGACTTCACTCG AATGTTACGAGAACTGCCCAGACATGCTCTTCCCCGTGTGCGCCAGTAACCACGTGACGTATCCATCCCTGTGTCATTACGGAATAGCAAACTGTAAAGACAGCAACGTAACTTATGAATATTCCGGACCGTGTCTTAACACTACAGCAG ATCCTTGTGACGCCGAATGTACGTTGAGTATGAAACCAGTTTGTGCTAGTAATGATGCCACGTACTTCAACAGATGTTTTTTGACGTTAGCAGCTTGTAAAGACCCAGAGATAGAGTACGTTAAAGACGGACATTGTAATGCCTCTACAACTAAGAGCACACAAGGCTGA